In Archangium violaceum, the following are encoded in one genomic region:
- a CDS encoding M2 family metallopeptidase, whose translation MKRTSPVKQILRAALAVVPLVANPACTPSAHGPNAVTPEGARAPMPPAEAARRSAEAQPAAAATAPATTEGARQFTQRVNDDLRRLWTRQATAEWIKSTYITDDTERNAATINEEVMAYLNQAIKEAARFKDVQGVDADSARMLHLLRVSSSLPAPSDAQKRAELASIAAKLEGLYGKGKYCGKDGKGQCKDLGELSDVLAKSRNYDELLDAWVGWHAISREMRPLYQRQVEISNEGAREIGFPDLGALWRSNYDMPPEAFEKEAQRLWGQVKPLYDELHCYVRTRLAKQYGEDKVPAGKAIPAHLLGNMWAQEWNNVYSLVEPYKGQPSLDVDAELKRQSYDAVRMVKTGEGFFTSLGLQQLPETFWQRSQFTKPRDRDVVCHASAWDVTYDNDLRIKMCIKPTEEDLVTIHHELGHNYYYTNYYKLPVLYQQGAHDGFHEAIGDAITLSITPGYLKQMGLLKAVPQGDKGLINLQMKDAMEKVAFLPFGLLVDQWRWEVFSGRVKPEDYNKSWWALREKYQGVRAPVERTEQDFDPGAKYHVPANVPYTRYFLARILQFQFHRALCQAAGHQGALHECSIYGNKEAGKRLQSMLAMGASKPWPDALEALTGQREMDASAILDYFAPLRRWLQEQNKGQKCGW comes from the coding sequence ATGAAACGCACCTCTCCCGTCAAGCAGATCCTGCGCGCGGCCCTCGCGGTCGTACCGCTCGTCGCCAACCCGGCCTGTACGCCCTCGGCGCATGGTCCCAACGCGGTCACGCCCGAGGGCGCACGTGCGCCGATGCCGCCCGCGGAGGCGGCGCGGAGGTCCGCCGAGGCCCAGCCCGCGGCCGCGGCCACCGCTCCGGCTACCACCGAGGGGGCGCGCCAGTTCACCCAGCGCGTGAACGACGATCTGCGGCGCTTGTGGACGAGGCAGGCCACGGCCGAGTGGATCAAGTCCACGTACATCACCGACGACACCGAGCGGAACGCGGCGACGATCAACGAGGAGGTGATGGCCTACCTCAACCAGGCCATCAAGGAGGCGGCGCGCTTCAAGGACGTGCAGGGGGTGGACGCGGACAGCGCGCGCATGCTGCACCTGCTGCGCGTGTCCTCGTCGCTGCCGGCGCCGAGCGACGCGCAGAAGCGCGCGGAGCTGGCCTCCATCGCCGCGAAGCTCGAGGGCCTCTACGGCAAGGGCAAGTACTGCGGCAAGGACGGCAAGGGCCAGTGCAAGGACCTGGGCGAGCTGTCCGACGTGCTCGCCAAGAGCCGCAACTACGACGAGCTGCTCGACGCCTGGGTGGGCTGGCACGCCATCTCGCGGGAGATGCGCCCGCTCTACCAGCGCCAGGTGGAGATCTCCAACGAGGGTGCCCGGGAGATCGGCTTCCCGGACCTGGGCGCGCTCTGGCGCTCCAACTACGACATGCCCCCCGAGGCCTTCGAGAAGGAAGCCCAGCGGCTGTGGGGGCAGGTGAAGCCCCTCTATGACGAGCTGCACTGCTACGTGCGCACCCGCCTCGCCAAACAGTACGGCGAGGACAAGGTGCCCGCCGGCAAGGCCATTCCCGCGCACCTGCTCGGCAACATGTGGGCGCAGGAGTGGAACAACGTCTACAGCCTGGTGGAGCCCTACAAGGGGCAGCCCAGCCTGGACGTGGACGCCGAGCTGAAGCGGCAGAGCTACGATGCCGTTCGCATGGTGAAGACGGGCGAGGGCTTCTTCACCTCGCTGGGATTGCAGCAGCTCCCGGAGACGTTCTGGCAGCGCTCGCAGTTCACCAAGCCGCGCGATCGCGACGTGGTGTGCCACGCCAGCGCCTGGGACGTCACCTACGACAACGACCTGCGCATCAAGATGTGCATCAAGCCCACCGAGGAGGATCTGGTCACCATCCACCACGAGCTGGGTCACAACTACTACTACACGAACTACTACAAGCTCCCGGTGCTCTATCAGCAGGGCGCGCATGACGGCTTCCACGAGGCCATCGGCGATGCGATCACCCTGTCCATCACCCCGGGCTACCTCAAGCAGATGGGTCTGCTGAAGGCGGTGCCGCAGGGCGACAAGGGCCTCATCAACCTGCAGATGAAGGACGCGATGGAGAAGGTGGCGTTCCTGCCCTTCGGCCTGCTGGTGGACCAGTGGCGCTGGGAGGTCTTCTCCGGGCGGGTGAAGCCGGAGGACTACAACAAGTCCTGGTGGGCGCTGCGCGAGAAGTACCAGGGCGTACGCGCGCCGGTGGAGCGCACGGAGCAGGACTTCGATCCGGGCGCCAAGTACCACGTCCCCGCCAACGTCCCCTACACGCGCTACTTCCTGGCGCGCATCCTCCAGTTCCAGTTCCACCGCGCGCTGTGCCAGGCCGCCGGCCACCAGGGGGCCCTCCACGAGTGCTCCATCTACGGCAACAAGGAGGCCGGAAAGCGGCTCCAGTCCATGCTGGCGATGGGCGCGAGCAAGCCCTGGCCGGACGCGCTCGAGGCTCTCACCGGCCAGCGCGAGATGGATGCCTCGGCCATCCTCGACTACTTCGCCCCACTGCGCCGCTGGCTCCAGGAGCAGAACAAGGGGCAAAAGTGCGGTTGGTAG
- a CDS encoding cold-shock protein produces the protein MATGIVKWFNDAKGFGFITQDGGGEDVFCHHSAINMDGFRTLAEGQRVEFEVTRGPKGLQAQNVRPA, from the coding sequence ATGGCGACTGGTATTGTGAAGTGGTTCAACGATGCGAAGGGGTTCGGATTCATCACGCAGGACGGCGGTGGCGAGGACGTGTTCTGCCACCACTCCGCCATCAACATGGATGGTTTCCGCACCCTGGCCGAGGGCCAGCGGGTCGAGTTCGAGGTGACCCGGGGTCCCAAGGGACTGCAGGCGCAGAACGTGCGTCCCGCCTAG